A part of Thermococcus sp. LS1 genomic DNA contains:
- the sat gene encoding sulfate adenylyltransferase, whose translation MVSKPHGGKLVRRLVAERTRERILSEQKEYPSVKIDHGRAIDLENIAHGVYSPLKGFLTSDDFQSVLDHMRLSDDTPWTIPIVLDVMEKTFDEGDAVLLYYEDIPIARMHVEEIYTYDKREFAQKVFKTTDPNHPGVAKVYSMGEYLVGGEIELLNEVPNPFAKYTLRPVETRILFKERGWKTIVAFQTRNVPHLGHEYVQKAALTFVDGLFINPVLGKKKKGDYRDEVIIKAYEVLFEHYYPKNAATLATVRYEMRYAGPREAIHHAIMRKNFGATHFIVGRDHAGVGDYYGPYEAWDMFDNFPDLGITPMFIREAFYCRKCGGMVNAKICPHPEEFHVRISGTKLRKMIMAGEQPPEYMMRPEVYEVIRSFEKPFVE comes from the coding sequence ATGGTCTCGAAGCCCCACGGAGGCAAGTTAGTCAGAAGGCTCGTCGCGGAGAGAACCCGCGAGAGAATTCTGAGCGAGCAGAAGGAGTATCCCTCCGTTAAGATCGACCACGGAAGGGCGATAGACCTCGAGAACATCGCCCATGGTGTCTATTCTCCCCTGAAAGGCTTTCTCACAAGCGATGATTTCCAAAGTGTACTCGACCACATGCGTCTGAGCGATGATACCCCTTGGACTATTCCGATAGTGCTCGACGTTATGGAGAAGACCTTTGACGAGGGAGACGCGGTTTTGCTCTACTACGAAGACATACCTATTGCAAGGATGCACGTTGAGGAAATATACACCTACGACAAGAGAGAGTTTGCCCAGAAAGTCTTCAAGACCACCGATCCAAATCATCCGGGCGTTGCCAAGGTTTATTCCATGGGCGAATACCTCGTCGGTGGTGAGATAGAGCTCCTCAATGAAGTTCCAAACCCCTTCGCCAAGTACACCCTCAGACCCGTCGAGACGAGGATCCTCTTCAAGGAGCGTGGCTGGAAGACCATCGTTGCGTTCCAGACGAGGAACGTGCCGCACCTTGGCCATGAGTACGTCCAGAAGGCAGCACTCACATTCGTCGACGGCCTCTTCATAAATCCCGTCCTTGGAAAGAAGAAGAAAGGAGATTACAGGGACGAGGTCATAATAAAGGCCTACGAGGTTCTGTTTGAGCATTACTACCCGAAGAACGCCGCAACTCTGGCGACAGTGCGCTATGAGATGCGCTACGCAGGCCCAAGAGAGGCCATACACCACGCAATAATGAGAAAGAACTTCGGTGCAACGCACTTCATTGTTGGACGCGACCACGCGGGTGTCGGCGACTACTACGGGCCCTACGAGGCCTGGGACATGTTTGACAACTTCCCCGACCTCGGCATAACGCCGATGTTCATCAGGGAAGCCTTCTACTGCAGGAAGTGCGGCGGAATGGTTAACGCCAAGATATGCCCGCACCCGGAGGAGTTCCACGTCAGAATCAGCGGCACCAAGCTCAGGAAGATGATAATGGCCGGCGAGCAGCCGCCAGAATACATGATGAGGCCCGAGGTTTACGAGGTCATAAGGAGCTTTGAGAAGCCCTTCGTGGAGTGA
- a CDS encoding diacylglycerol/polyprenol kinase family protein — protein sequence MSMKSELKRKSLHIVGLSVPVSYLIFGRDVTLTLIGLAFFIFVVLEPFRIIEALRDKIKEKLRLYVYDDVIERVEMLEKQIDEITREHERYRVAAHIYFAAAAFIVVYFFPGEIAIGAIAVATIGDALAAIIGKSFGRHRFKNGKSVEGSLAYFISGLLILWPLVGLPLAVLGSLAGMLAEFYNLPPDDNFSNQLVIATVLYLADILVL from the coding sequence ATGAGCATGAAAAGCGAGCTAAAGCGTAAGTCCCTTCACATCGTGGGATTGTCGGTTCCAGTCTCGTACCTCATCTTTGGGAGAGATGTAACGCTTACTCTTATCGGGTTGGCCTTCTTCATCTTCGTGGTTCTGGAACCCTTCAGGATAATCGAAGCTTTGAGGGATAAAATCAAGGAAAAACTCCGGCTCTACGTTTACGACGACGTCATCGAGCGCGTGGAGATGCTGGAAAAGCAGATAGACGAGATAACCCGCGAGCACGAGCGCTACCGTGTTGCGGCCCACATATACTTTGCAGCGGCAGCATTCATCGTGGTGTACTTCTTTCCTGGGGAAATAGCCATTGGAGCAATTGCCGTTGCTACCATTGGTGATGCCCTTGCGGCCATAATCGGGAAGTCGTTCGGAAGACACCGCTTTAAGAATGGCAAAAGTGTTGAGGGGAGTCTGGCTTACTTCATTTCAGGCCTGCTGATCCTGTGGCCTCTTGTGGGGCTTCCCTTAGCAGTCCTCGGTTCACTTGCAGGTATGCTGGCCGAGTTCTACAACCTTCCGCCAGATGACAACTTCTCGAACCAGCTGGTGATAGCGACGGTGCTGTATTTGGCCGATATTCTCGTCCTTTGA
- a CDS encoding cation diffusion facilitator family transporter, producing MRDVYKPIWVSIVGNVLLALIKIIVGLWYSSIALISDGVHSLSDVVTSVIGYFGIRISSKPPDESHPFGHSRFEPLVAFLIGEGLVIVAYEIGREAFFRMLYGSIVEVNSIMLAITILSILAKEAMARYSLHVGKKLNSQILIADAYHHRSDALSSVAVFIGLGTQKLGFEYGDALAGLVVAVFLVKVSFDIILENIGYLTGQAPPFELCEEIKRRALSVPNVLGVHDLRAHYVGSRLHVELHIEVPPELSLKEAHDVSEEVKRRIEEIPEVDRVFVHVDIKGVTK from the coding sequence ATGAGGGATGTCTATAAGCCCATCTGGGTTAGCATCGTCGGCAACGTCCTGTTAGCGCTCATCAAAATCATCGTGGGTCTCTGGTACTCCAGTATAGCACTTATATCGGACGGCGTTCACTCGCTCTCGGACGTTGTAACGAGCGTTATTGGCTACTTCGGCATAAGGATATCCTCAAAGCCACCGGACGAGAGTCACCCCTTTGGTCATTCCCGCTTTGAACCCTTGGTGGCGTTTCTCATCGGTGAAGGCCTTGTTATAGTTGCCTATGAGATTGGTAGGGAGGCTTTTTTTAGAATGCTTTACGGAAGCATTGTGGAGGTAAATTCCATTATGCTTGCCATCACGATTCTTTCAATCCTTGCGAAGGAGGCCATGGCGCGCTATTCCCTCCACGTCGGCAAGAAGCTCAACAGCCAGATTTTAATAGCCGATGCCTACCACCACAGGAGCGACGCGCTGAGCAGCGTCGCAGTCTTCATTGGACTGGGAACTCAAAAGCTGGGCTTCGAATATGGTGATGCCCTGGCTGGTCTGGTGGTTGCGGTTTTCCTAGTTAAGGTTTCCTTTGATATCATTCTTGAGAATATCGGCTACCTCACAGGTCAGGCGCCCCCCTTCGAGCTCTGCGAAGAGATAAAGCGCAGAGCGCTGAGCGTTCCTAACGTCCTTGGTGTTCACGATTTGAGGGCGCACTACGTTGGGAGCAGGCTCCACGTCGAGCTGCACATAGAAGTCCCGCCCGAGCTTTCCCTGAAGGAGGCGCACGACGTAAGCGAGGAGGTCAAGAGAAGGATTGAGGAGATTCCAGAGGTCGATAGGGTCTTCGTGCATGTGGACATAAAGGGGGTTACAAAATAG
- the mfnA gene encoding tyrosine decarboxylase MfnA, translating into MFPRKGASEEEVLAELEEKTAEDLTFDSGRILGSMCTYPHPFARKVISLYIDRNLGDPGLHVGSQKIEEEAIQMLSNLLALERGYGNIVSGGTEANILAVRAFRNLSDVEKPELIIPRSAHFSFLKASEMLGVKLVWAELKEDYSVDVNDVERKITDNTIGIVGIAGTTGLGVVDDIPALSDLALDYGLPLHVDAAFGGFVIPFAKELGYDLPDFDFRLKGVQSITIDPHKMGMVPIPAGGIIFRKKKFLEAISVPAPYLAGGKVWQATITGTRPGANALAAWAMIKHLGFEGYKEVVKRAMELSRWFAVEIKKIPGVYLIREPMLNIVSFGTRNLEEVEKELKRRGWGISAHRGYIRIVMMPHVKREHLEEFLRDLREVTVHSIKL; encoded by the coding sequence ATGTTCCCGAGGAAAGGCGCGAGCGAGGAAGAAGTTTTAGCAGAGCTGGAGGAGAAAACGGCGGAGGATTTAACCTTCGATTCCGGACGGATTTTAGGTTCAATGTGCACATATCCCCATCCCTTCGCTCGGAAGGTAATCTCCCTCTACATCGACAGAAACCTCGGCGACCCCGGCCTTCACGTCGGCAGTCAGAAGATTGAGGAAGAAGCCATCCAGATGCTCTCGAATCTTCTGGCCCTTGAACGTGGTTACGGGAACATAGTCTCCGGAGGAACCGAGGCAAACATCTTGGCCGTTAGAGCCTTCCGCAACCTCTCCGACGTCGAAAAGCCGGAGCTTATCATCCCAAGGAGCGCCCACTTCTCCTTCCTCAAGGCGAGCGAGATGCTCGGCGTCAAGCTTGTCTGGGCCGAGCTTAAAGAGGACTACTCCGTCGATGTCAATGACGTCGAAAGAAAGATAACGGACAACACGATAGGCATCGTTGGTATAGCCGGAACCACTGGTCTAGGTGTCGTTGACGACATCCCCGCCCTGAGTGACCTGGCCCTCGACTACGGCCTCCCTCTGCACGTTGATGCAGCTTTTGGAGGCTTCGTCATACCCTTTGCAAAGGAGCTGGGTTATGACCTACCCGACTTCGACTTCAGGCTTAAAGGCGTTCAGAGCATAACCATAGACCCCCATAAGATGGGTATGGTGCCCATCCCGGCAGGTGGAATAATATTCAGGAAGAAGAAGTTCCTGGAGGCCATAAGCGTTCCCGCCCCCTACTTGGCGGGAGGCAAAGTATGGCAGGCAACGATAACCGGAACACGGCCTGGAGCAAACGCTCTGGCTGCGTGGGCCATGATAAAGCACCTCGGCTTCGAGGGCTACAAAGAGGTAGTGAAGCGCGCGATGGAGCTGAGCAGGTGGTTCGCGGTCGAGATAAAGAAGATACCGGGGGTTTACCTGATAAGGGAGCCTATGCTCAACATAGTCTCCTTCGGAACGAGGAACCTTGAGGAGGTCGAGAAGGAGCTGAAGAGACGTGGCTGGGGAATCAGCGCCCACCGCGGTTACATAAGAATAGTCATGATGCCCCACGTGAAGAGGGAGCACCTAGAGGAGTTTCTGAGGGATTTGAGGGAGGTAACGGTTCATTCTATCAAGCTATGA
- a CDS encoding CARDB domain-containing protein, which produces MRKGLGILMVVLLFLSLVPATKMVSAMYGTKIIDGDLSDWTSSDLITVGWDNGLAGANLSRMYIAWDDNYLYIAITTGNTQSWSVAYGIGIDVDPGTGNGYTGTSDSWGRSISFGNGYAVDYEIYFWWGWDTGMGTDNFNTWTGSGWTYNSISGVGGSFAYTGDTSTGLQTLEIKVPWTALGGKPDKVAIIAWVTGSGGSAVDSLPVDPAIDYTNIGNEWGDADTFTNLAEIYVAPKTIDGNLSDWGPSDLVVIGQDNGQAGANLDRMYVSWDDTYLYIAIKTNNTASWDVAYGIGIDVDPGTGNGYTTGGDSWGRSVEFGAGYAIDYEIYFWWGWNTGMGTDNFNTWTGSGWTYNSISGVGGSFAYTGDTSTGLQTLEIAIPWSALGGKRSKFAIMAWVTGSGGSAVDSLPVDPAIDYTNIGNEWGDTDTFTNLLVGEWFLMPDLTVSITGPGVVGLNRVGNYNVTVKNEGSLPVTGATVKVYIDGNLYTNWTADLGAGEEKWFLFNWTPNATGTYTIRAVVDEENTIAEANEDNNEFVMNVDVVWVGNIDVDGNPNDWLAVTLEPNSYTVQNGFFIWSDPVDDQRHDKDPYLPGGSSSHADLTEVGVTKDDRYVYFLFKFADMSNIKIGDNGATFIAVPIDYKDGGAYWFAGEMDTNTVIAWDIQMAVNLGGSEYVGQEQAVASAGNSVTSLLYFVDPEGNVIPVDGALVGVDLTKNTVEVRVPLSVFEGARNFNFQVATGFSYGPAVWNFGDPFANDGNSDIVDTITIEPTTTQELVDNIPDYYVRVTMDNIIESAGLVSVKVQRLIQYQNTFVMINKFYGIRNFEKDYARYQELASELRNMPLTDDMRKKLEQYDSELMDLLKLYNEGKSTIDLPNYAFSASLKIYRSYTGLKKMVRDLEAMLEKAKSGELEKQREMEELAKNLTKTIDGNLDDWSVEPVAEDTTGFGQDGANLKALYVDYDDQFLYIALTTENKASWRVAYGISLDYKDGGYTTGQDSWAKKMSFSRGIDAQLYFFWNGEFFGDPGTSNITSAQLVLWNGSSWIYNDLKWTGFYAYTGGAENGLQTLEIAIPWKALGGKSSEIYIVAYVTGQGAGDSAVDSLPDDPSIHDRAPGEEWTDVDNFTTFAKVTIE; this is translated from the coding sequence ATGAGGAAAGGCCTTGGAATTTTAATGGTAGTTTTGCTTTTTTTAAGTTTAGTTCCAGCGACTAAAATGGTAAGCGCTATGTACGGAACCAAGATAATCGACGGAGACTTAAGCGACTGGACGTCATCGGACCTCATAACCGTCGGGTGGGACAATGGGCTGGCAGGTGCAAATTTGAGCAGGATGTACATTGCCTGGGACGATAACTACCTCTACATAGCAATAACAACAGGCAACACCCAGAGCTGGAGTGTTGCTTATGGTATTGGCATTGACGTTGATCCAGGAACCGGAAACGGATACACTGGAACCAGCGATTCCTGGGGCAGGAGCATAAGCTTCGGAAACGGTTATGCCGTTGATTATGAGATTTACTTCTGGTGGGGCTGGGACACCGGAATGGGCACAGACAACTTTAACACATGGACTGGAAGTGGTTGGACTTACAACAGCATAAGCGGCGTTGGTGGAAGCTTCGCTTACACAGGGGACACTTCCACTGGATTACAAACCCTTGAAATCAAGGTGCCTTGGACGGCACTCGGAGGAAAGCCGGACAAGGTAGCAATTATCGCCTGGGTGACTGGAAGCGGCGGTTCGGCAGTTGACAGCCTCCCGGTGGATCCTGCGATAGACTACACCAACATCGGGAACGAATGGGGAGATGCCGATACATTCACCAACCTCGCCGAAATCTACGTCGCCCCCAAGACCATAGACGGCAACCTCAGCGACTGGGGCCCGTCGGACCTCGTAGTCATTGGCCAGGACAACGGCCAAGCCGGAGCCAATCTTGACAGGATGTACGTTTCCTGGGATGACACCTACCTCTACATAGCCATTAAGACCAACAATACTGCAAGCTGGGATGTTGCTTATGGTATTGGCATTGACGTTGATCCAGGAACCGGAAACGGATACACTACTGGTGGGGACTCCTGGGGTAGGAGCGTGGAGTTTGGAGCCGGGTACGCGATTGATTACGAAATCTACTTCTGGTGGGGCTGGAACACTGGAATGGGTACTGACAACTTTAACACATGGACTGGAAGTGGTTGGACTTACAACAGCATAAGCGGCGTTGGTGGAAGCTTCGCTTACACAGGGGACACTTCCACTGGTCTCCAGACGCTTGAGATAGCAATACCATGGAGCGCCCTCGGAGGAAAGCGCTCAAAGTTCGCAATAATGGCCTGGGTTACTGGAAGTGGTGGAAGCGCGGTTGATTCCCTCCCCGTTGACCCGGCAATAGACTACACCAACATCGGGAACGAATGGGGCGACACCGACACCTTCACAAACCTGCTCGTCGGCGAGTGGTTCCTCATGCCGGACCTGACCGTCAGCATCACCGGACCCGGCGTGGTTGGCCTCAACAGGGTGGGCAACTACAATGTTACGGTCAAGAACGAGGGCTCCCTGCCCGTGACTGGAGCAACGGTCAAGGTCTACATCGACGGCAACCTCTACACCAACTGGACGGCCGACCTCGGAGCAGGAGAGGAGAAGTGGTTCCTCTTCAACTGGACGCCCAACGCTACCGGAACTTACACCATAAGGGCCGTCGTTGACGAGGAGAACACCATAGCCGAAGCCAACGAGGACAACAACGAGTTCGTTATGAATGTTGACGTTGTGTGGGTCGGCAACATCGACGTTGACGGAAACCCCAACGACTGGTTGGCAGTTACCCTTGAACCCAATTCATACACCGTCCAGAATGGATTCTTCATCTGGAGCGACCCCGTCGATGACCAGAGGCATGATAAGGACCCATACCTGCCGGGAGGAAGCTCATCGCACGCCGATCTCACAGAGGTTGGCGTAACCAAAGACGATAGGTACGTTTACTTCCTCTTCAAGTTCGCGGATATGAGCAACATCAAGATAGGGGACAACGGCGCGACCTTCATAGCGGTTCCGATAGACTACAAGGACGGCGGCGCATACTGGTTCGCCGGTGAGATGGACACCAACACTGTCATAGCGTGGGACATTCAGATGGCGGTGAACCTTGGCGGAAGCGAATACGTTGGCCAGGAGCAGGCCGTGGCTTCAGCCGGCAACAGCGTCACATCACTGCTCTACTTCGTTGACCCCGAAGGAAACGTTATCCCCGTGGACGGGGCTCTCGTTGGAGTTGACCTCACCAAGAACACCGTCGAAGTGAGAGTTCCCCTGAGCGTCTTTGAGGGTGCGAGGAACTTCAACTTCCAGGTTGCCACCGGCTTCAGCTATGGCCCGGCCGTCTGGAACTTCGGAGACCCATTCGCCAACGACGGTAACAGCGATATCGTTGACACCATTACCATTGAGCCAACCACCACCCAGGAGCTGGTGGACAACATTCCGGACTACTACGTCCGCGTAACCATGGACAACATCATCGAGAGCGCTGGCCTTGTTAGTGTCAAGGTGCAGAGGCTCATCCAGTACCAGAACACCTTCGTCATGATCAACAAGTTCTACGGCATAAGAAACTTCGAGAAGGACTACGCCCGCTACCAGGAGCTCGCCAGCGAGCTCAGGAACATGCCGCTAACGGACGACATGCGGAAGAAGCTCGAGCAGTACGATTCCGAGCTGATGGACCTGTTGAAGCTTTACAATGAGGGCAAGTCCACGATAGACCTGCCGAACTACGCCTTCAGCGCCTCGCTCAAGATATACCGCTCTTACACGGGCCTCAAGAAAATGGTGAGGGACCTCGAGGCCATGCTCGAAAAGGCAAAGAGCGGCGAGCTGGAGAAGCAGAGAGAGATGGAAGAGCTCGCCAAGAACCTCACCAAGACCATAGACGGCAACCTCGACGACTGGAGCGTCGAGCCAGTTGCTGAGGACACCACCGGCTTCGGCCAGGATGGTGCAAACCTCAAGGCGCTCTACGTTGACTACGATGACCAGTTCCTCTACATAGCACTCACCACGGAGAACAAGGCTTCATGGAGAGTTGCCTACGGCATCTCACTGGACTACAAGGACGGTGGCTACACGACCGGTCAGGACTCATGGGCCAAGAAGATGAGCTTCAGCAGGGGCATAGACGCACAGCTCTACTTCTTCTGGAACGGTGAGTTCTTCGGCGATCCCGGAACAAGCAACATAACCAGCGCCCAGCTCGTCCTCTGGAACGGAAGCTCCTGGATATACAACGATCTCAAGTGGACCGGCTTCTACGCCTACACCGGTGGCGCTGAGAACGGACTACAGACTCTCGAGATAGCCATTCCGTGGAAGGCCCTCGGAGGAAAGTCGTCTGAGATATACATCGTCGCCTACGTGACCGGTCAGGGAGCTGGAGACTCAGCAGTTGACAGCCTCCCAGACGACCCGAGCATTCACGACAGAGCGCCGGGAGAGGAGTGGACCGACGTAGATAACTTCACCACCTTCGCAAAGGTTACGATAGAGTGA
- a CDS encoding ribbon-helix-helix domain-containing protein, giving the protein MADEKKYTTVSIPKPLYDKIKKRIEGTGFTSVSDYVTYVLREVLASLEEEEKEEVFTEEEEEKVKERLRALGYLD; this is encoded by the coding sequence ATGGCTGACGAAAAGAAGTACACAACCGTTTCCATACCAAAGCCCCTCTACGACAAGATTAAGAAGAGGATAGAGGGCACCGGATTCACTTCCGTCTCAGACTACGTTACCTACGTCCTCCGCGAGGTTCTGGCGAGCCTCGAAGAGGAGGAGAAGGAAGAAGTCTTCACAGAGGAAGAAGAGGAGAAGGTCAAAGAGAGGCTCAGGGCTCTGGGCTACCTCGACTGA
- a CDS encoding cation:proton antiporter codes for MDFLAALAILLVTAKSIEWLFERVEIHPIIAHVLTGVVLGPFVLGVIEPTEQLSVLAEFGLIMMMLYMGLTSNFSAIAQNTKKVVIVAVLGVAFSFILGFTTVEFFGKGTSAAIFVGVTLGNTAIEVTSGVLVKERVKREISSILMGAAFVDDILAVYLIGIITAMAKGSIDALSLGILTVKIFLFIGATLLISEFVFKRSRWFYSIVKNLNVFFTFTLILTFALAIIAEKVGLNQIIGAYLAGLTISRLRERKDPLVVTRIKLNELIEDLQVVLTEFFIPLFFIYVGLMFNPPLARISLALIGTLYLAAVLGKLLGCGLGSRLFGLSWKDSILVGIGMGGRGSLELAILTFGLNTGLIDQTIFASVIVVSMMTALTTPLFFKTYIKRAKA; via the coding sequence GTGGACTTCCTAGCGGCGCTCGCGATTCTGCTCGTGACTGCCAAGAGCATCGAGTGGCTCTTCGAGAGGGTCGAGATACACCCGATTATCGCCCACGTGCTCACAGGAGTCGTGCTGGGACCCTTCGTTCTTGGAGTCATCGAACCAACCGAGCAGCTCAGCGTTCTAGCCGAGTTCGGGCTCATAATGATGATGCTCTACATGGGGCTCACCAGCAACTTTTCGGCCATAGCCCAAAACACGAAAAAAGTCGTGATAGTTGCCGTCCTCGGAGTGGCTTTCTCGTTTATTCTTGGCTTTACCACGGTGGAGTTCTTCGGCAAAGGCACTTCGGCGGCTATCTTCGTCGGCGTTACCCTCGGAAACACCGCAATAGAGGTAACGAGCGGCGTCCTCGTTAAGGAGCGCGTTAAAAGAGAGATTTCATCCATTCTCATGGGAGCTGCATTCGTTGACGACATACTGGCGGTTTACCTGATAGGTATAATCACCGCAATGGCCAAAGGAAGCATTGACGCGCTCTCCCTGGGAATACTGACCGTCAAGATATTCCTTTTCATAGGAGCTACCCTATTAATCTCGGAGTTCGTCTTCAAACGCTCTCGCTGGTTCTACTCAATAGTCAAGAACCTAAATGTCTTCTTCACCTTCACGCTAATACTAACCTTCGCCTTGGCGATAATAGCTGAAAAGGTCGGTCTCAACCAGATAATCGGCGCCTACCTTGCGGGACTGACGATAAGCAGACTGCGTGAGAGAAAAGATCCTCTCGTTGTGACTAGGATAAAGCTCAACGAACTCATCGAAGACCTCCAGGTCGTTCTTACGGAGTTCTTCATTCCGCTGTTCTTCATCTACGTCGGACTGATGTTCAACCCACCGCTGGCTAGAATAAGCCTTGCCCTGATAGGAACCCTCTACCTCGCGGCAGTGCTTGGGAAGCTTCTCGGCTGTGGGCTGGGGAGCAGGCTCTTCGGCCTGAGCTGGAAGGATTCAATCCTCGTTGGCATAGGCATGGGTGGCAGGGGAAGCCTGGAGCTGGCGATACTCACCTTCGGCCTCAACACAGGGCTCATCGATCAGACCATTTTCGCGAGCGTCATAGTCGTCTCCATGATGACAGCCTTAACGACGCCGCTGTTCTTTAAGACCTACATCAAAAGGGCAAAAGCTTAA
- a CDS encoding DUF131 domain-containing protein, protein MDKGTLLIALGMGMIFLGFLLVFIGTLFSAMGGEAEVESGGVIMIGPIPIVFGTGRGATLAMVLAIIMMALWIIGALLARRG, encoded by the coding sequence ATGGACAAAGGAACCCTGCTCATAGCACTCGGCATGGGAATGATATTCCTCGGATTCCTCCTAGTCTTCATTGGAACCCTCTTCTCGGCCATGGGCGGAGAGGCAGAAGTCGAAAGCGGCGGAGTGATAATGATAGGCCCCATCCCGATAGTCTTCGGCACCGGTCGAGGTGCAACGCTGGCGATGGTTCTCGCGATAATTATGATGGCACTCTGGATAATAGGGGCTCTGCTCGCGAGGAGGGGATGA
- a CDS encoding HAD family hydrolase encodes MLVLVDLDDTLCNTWDAGKYTLLRLIPFLLRRRKFKSFFYIITARYRELEQSREFHMMDLDKIVEKLLGKVYAKITPEEFEEIMDLVDRVFFSNLKLYPDALPFLQGLKEMGAKIVLITDSSSYWQRKKLEYLGIKDYFDALIISGETGHSKLDPHNFRLARSMFPHEEEIYMVGDRDDTDMRGGKDIGATTILVKRGYFKGRRPKHADYIVNDLLEALEVIKNEHEKRAKA; translated from the coding sequence ATGCTTGTGCTCGTTGACCTCGACGATACCCTCTGCAACACCTGGGATGCCGGAAAGTACACGCTCCTCCGTCTTATACCCTTCCTTCTCAGAAGGAGGAAGTTCAAGTCTTTCTTCTACATAATCACTGCCCGCTATAGGGAGCTCGAGCAGTCGCGGGAGTTCCACATGATGGATCTTGACAAAATCGTTGAGAAGCTTCTCGGAAAAGTTTACGCCAAGATAACCCCTGAGGAGTTTGAGGAGATAATGGACCTCGTTGATAGAGTCTTCTTCTCGAACCTTAAGCTCTATCCTGACGCCCTTCCGTTCCTTCAGGGACTCAAGGAAATGGGGGCAAAGATAGTGCTCATAACGGACTCCTCGAGCTACTGGCAGAGGAAGAAGCTTGAGTATCTCGGGATAAAGGACTACTTCGATGCGCTTATAATCAGCGGCGAGACCGGCCACAGCAAGCTCGACCCTCACAACTTCCGCCTGGCAAGGAGCATGTTTCCCCACGAAGAGGAGATCTATATGGTCGGTGACAGGGACGACACTGATATGAGGGGCGGCAAAGATATTGGGGCTACAACCATCCTCGTGAAGCGGGGTTATTTCAAGGGAAGACGCCCAAAACACGCCGACTACATTGTCAATGATCTGCTGGAGGCCTTGGAGGTGATTAAAAATGAGCATGAAAAGCGAGCTAAAGCGTAA